A window of the Rhodoferax sp. GW822-FHT02A01 genome harbors these coding sequences:
- a CDS encoding FAD-dependent oxidoreductase: MNTRDPRFDILFESVQIGPVKTKNRFYQVPHCNGMGHGKPQSLAAMRGVKAEGGWGVVCTEEIEISPYSETAPYMEGRLWDERDIPALRLMTDACHAHGALAGAELFFNGYATANRYSREIPMAPSHTPVKANDPIQARTMDKRDIANVRRWHRNAALRARDAGFDLVYVYAGHDLGLPMHFLSRRTNRRTDEYGGSLENRVRFLRELIEDTKDAVGDRCGVVVRLAVDQLLGPLGITSANEGRDVIALLAELPDLWDVNIADWSNDSQTARFSQEGYQEQYIAHVKQLTTKPVVGVGRYTSPDAMVSAIKRGVMDLIGAARPSIADPFLPAKVEQGRMDEIRECIGCNICVTGDNLCVPIRCTQNPTMGEEWRKGWHPERIATAQSKDSVLVVGAGPAGLELARALGQRGYEVALADAGKRVGGRLLNDAALPGLSTWMRVADWRMQRIQTMSNVNLYLDSRLTADDVLVFGFNRVFVATGSTWRKDGLGRQHRAPLIDTADAALAPRIFTPDDVFSGAAIASPVMVYDDDHYYMGGAIAEQLRRRGLEVHLVTPSVKVSEFTDMTMEQHRIQSGLHKLGVQIRTNAEVAAIQTDGAGLAVELCDVYSDARTTLRCASVVMVTMRDPADALYVQLQAREADWPTAGIRSVQVLGDAYAPGTVAAAVYAGHRAARELDAPALPLDTVPFQREFIRIGEATR; this comes from the coding sequence ATGAATACCCGCGATCCACGTTTTGACATCCTCTTTGAGTCGGTCCAGATCGGTCCGGTAAAGACCAAGAACCGTTTCTACCAAGTGCCCCACTGCAACGGCATGGGACACGGCAAGCCACAGTCCCTGGCCGCCATGCGCGGCGTCAAGGCCGAAGGGGGCTGGGGTGTGGTGTGCACTGAGGAAATCGAGATCAGCCCCTACTCCGAGACCGCACCTTACATGGAGGGGCGGCTGTGGGACGAGCGCGACATCCCGGCCTTGCGCCTGATGACCGACGCCTGCCATGCGCATGGCGCGCTGGCCGGTGCCGAGCTCTTCTTCAACGGCTATGCCACGGCCAACCGCTACAGCCGCGAGATTCCCATGGCACCCTCGCATACGCCGGTCAAGGCCAACGACCCCATCCAGGCGCGCACCATGGACAAGCGCGACATTGCCAACGTGCGGCGCTGGCATCGCAATGCCGCCCTGCGCGCGCGCGACGCTGGTTTTGATCTGGTGTATGTGTACGCTGGCCATGACTTAGGGCTGCCCATGCACTTCCTCTCGCGCCGCACCAACCGGCGCACCGATGAATACGGCGGCAGCCTGGAAAACCGCGTGCGCTTTCTGCGCGAGCTCATCGAGGACACCAAGGACGCGGTGGGCGACCGCTGCGGCGTGGTGGTGCGTCTGGCGGTGGACCAGTTGCTGGGACCGCTGGGTATCACCTCCGCCAACGAAGGGCGCGATGTAATTGCGCTCTTGGCCGAGCTGCCGGACTTGTGGGACGTGAACATCGCTGACTGGTCCAACGACAGCCAGACCGCACGCTTCTCGCAGGAGGGTTACCAGGAGCAGTACATCGCCCACGTCAAGCAGCTCACCACCAAGCCGGTGGTGGGCGTAGGGCGCTACACCTCGCCGGATGCCATGGTCTCGGCCATCAAGCGTGGCGTGATGGACCTCATAGGTGCGGCCCGGCCCAGCATTGCAGACCCGTTTCTACCCGCCAAGGTGGAGCAGGGGCGCATGGACGAAATCCGCGAATGCATAGGCTGCAACATCTGCGTGACGGGCGACAACCTGTGCGTGCCCATACGCTGCACCCAGAACCCCACCATGGGCGAGGAATGGCGCAAGGGTTGGCATCCGGAACGCATTGCAACTGCGCAGTCCAAGGACTCGGTGCTGGTGGTGGGCGCCGGCCCTGCCGGTCTGGAGCTCGCGCGGGCGCTGGGTCAACGTGGCTACGAAGTGGCCCTGGCCGATGCCGGCAAGCGCGTGGGTGGCCGGCTGCTGAACGACGCCGCGTTGCCCGGCCTTTCGACCTGGATGCGCGTGGCTGACTGGCGTATGCAGCGCATACAGACCATGTCCAACGTCAACCTGTATCTGGACAGCCGTCTGACAGCGGATGACGTGCTGGTCTTTGGCTTCAACCGCGTCTTCGTGGCCACGGGTTCCACCTGGCGCAAGGACGGGCTGGGGCGACAGCACCGCGCACCGTTGATCGACACCGCCGACGCTGCGTTGGCGCCGCGCATCTTCACCCCAGATGACGTATTTTCCGGCGCCGCCATTGCGTCGCCTGTAATGGTCTATGACGATGACCACTACTACATGGGTGGAGCCATTGCCGAGCAATTGCGCAGACGAGGGCTGGAAGTGCATCTGGTCACCCCCAGCGTCAAGGTGTCCGAGTTCACCGACATGACCATGGAGCAGCACCGCATCCAGAGCGGTCTGCACAAGCTGGGCGTGCAGATCCGTACCAACGCCGAGGTGGCCGCCATCCAGACCGACGGCGCCGGGTTGGCGGTGGAACTTTGCGACGTGTATTCGGATGCGCGCACCACCCTGCGCTGTGCCAGTGTGGTGATGGTCACCATGCGCGACCCGGCGGATGCCTTGTATGTGCAATTGCAGGCGCGTGAGGCCGACTGGCCCACAGCCGGCATACGCAGCGTGCAGGTGCTGGGTGACGCTTATGCGCCGGGTACCGTTGCCGCCGCCGTGTATGCAGGGCACCGTGCCGCACGGGAGCTGGATGCGCCAGCCTTGCCGCTGGACACGGTGCCCTTCCAGCGAGAATTCATCCGGATAGGAGAGGCGACGCGCTAG
- a CDS encoding rhodanese-like domain-containing protein, translating to MSAAPESFRSDLMRWRQLVSVPWLAKLIAGRQVAAAPAHSWKLFEVACDGRAAYRESHIPAAGYLDTLQFENAPLWNKVADAELLRVMEEAGIGPHTTMILYGRNTLAAARVAHLLLYAGVQDVRLLDGGFDAWCAAGQPLHRGDEQQSIVSVSHGAWPGSFPARPELLLDMDQTKKLLDDHQGTLVSIRSRAEFMGETSGYDYIAVRGEIPGALWGHAGRDGDVNHMGSFQLPDGRMKPAADIAAVWAEAGIHPHMHIAFYCGTGWRASLAFFYAWLMGWEHISVYDGGWLEWSSDPANPVVCRCDMP from the coding sequence TTGAGCGCAGCCCCTGAGAGCTTCCGTTCCGACCTGATGCGCTGGCGGCAATTGGTGAGCGTGCCATGGCTTGCCAAGCTGATTGCGGGGCGGCAAGTCGCTGCCGCGCCGGCGCACAGTTGGAAACTTTTCGAAGTTGCCTGTGATGGACGAGCGGCATATCGGGAGAGCCACATTCCTGCTGCGGGCTATCTCGATACGCTGCAGTTTGAAAACGCTCCGCTGTGGAACAAGGTGGCGGATGCGGAGTTGCTCCGCGTGATGGAAGAAGCGGGAATCGGCCCACACACCACCATGATCCTGTATGGACGCAACACACTGGCCGCGGCGCGCGTGGCGCATCTGTTGCTGTACGCCGGGGTGCAGGATGTGCGGCTGCTCGACGGTGGTTTTGATGCCTGGTGCGCAGCGGGGCAGCCGCTCCATCGTGGAGACGAACAGCAGTCCATTGTTTCTGTATCGCATGGGGCTTGGCCCGGCAGTTTTCCTGCGCGGCCCGAGCTCTTGTTGGACATGGATCAGACCAAGAAACTGCTGGATGATCACCAAGGTACCCTGGTCAGCATACGCAGCCGTGCCGAGTTCATGGGTGAGACTTCGGGCTACGACTACATTGCGGTGCGGGGCGAAATACCCGGCGCCCTGTGGGGGCACGCGGGCCGCGATGGCGACGTCAACCACATGGGTAGTTTTCAATTGCCCGATGGGCGCATGAAGCCTGCGGCCGACATCGCTGCGGTCTGGGCTGAAGCGGGCATTCACCCGCACATGCACATCGCTTTTTACTGCGGCACCGGCTGGCGCGCATCACTGGCCTTTTTCTATGCCTGGCTGATGGGCTGGGAGCACATTAGCGTGTACGACGGCGGTTGGCTGGAGTGGAGCAGTGACCCGGCCAATCCGGTGGTGTGCCGGTGCGATATGCCCTAG
- a CDS encoding dienelactone hydrolase family protein — translation MNDRTISIASHDGRSFDAYMSLPPTGRGPGLLILQEIWGVNAHIRAVADQYAMDGYVVLAPDVFWRQQPRVDLGYDEEGSKQARNYMMNLDAPNTVLDLQSAAQVLRGLPELDGAVGAVGYCMGGRLAYALAATGAIDAAVCYYGGRIQDNLGIAPSIQVPILFHYAERDAHIPMTAVEAVKAAFAGRSNAEFHVYPGVDHGFNCWGRPMYNQRASALAHGRTLQWLAEKLV, via the coding sequence ATGAACGATCGTACTATTTCAATAGCCAGTCACGATGGCCGTAGTTTTGACGCCTATATGTCACTGCCACCCACCGGGCGCGGCCCGGGTCTGCTGATCCTGCAGGAAATCTGGGGCGTCAATGCGCACATTCGCGCAGTGGCAGATCAATACGCCATGGACGGCTATGTAGTGTTGGCACCCGATGTGTTCTGGCGCCAGCAACCCCGTGTGGACCTGGGCTATGACGAAGAGGGTTCCAAGCAGGCTCGCAACTACATGATGAATCTGGATGCGCCCAACACGGTGCTGGACCTGCAATCCGCTGCACAGGTCTTGCGGGGCTTGCCTGAGCTGGACGGTGCTGTCGGTGCGGTGGGGTATTGCATGGGTGGTCGCCTGGCCTATGCGCTGGCGGCCACCGGTGCCATCGATGCGGCGGTGTGCTACTACGGCGGACGCATCCAGGACAACCTCGGTATTGCGCCCTCCATCCAGGTGCCCATCCTGTTTCACTATGCCGAGCGCGATGCGCACATTCCTATGACTGCGGTGGAAGCGGTCAAGGCCGCCTTTGCCGGACGCAGCAATGCAGAGTTCCACGTCTACCCCGGAGTCGACCACGGTTTCAATTGCTGGGGCCGGCCCATGTACAACCAGCGCGCCTCGGCACTGGCCCATGGACGCACGCTGCAATGGCTGGCTGAAAAACTGGTTTGA